From Fusarium oxysporum f. sp. lycopersici 4287 chromosome 10, whole genome shotgun sequence, the proteins below share one genomic window:
- a CDS encoding ubiquitin-conjugating enzyme E2 D/E has translation MSKRITKEFAEISQNPPEGFTVSLPPDESIYTWHVTLTAPESSPYYPGKFGIVLTLPTGYPFKPPVVKFVTRIYHPNVTNDGQGNICLGLLKPDAWKPSTQLRAVLEGLRNLLEEPQIDSPLEERIAQEYQNNRDEFNKTAKKQVEQYAMGSPDFPPVA, from the exons ATGTCCAAGCGTATCACAAAG GAATTCGCTGAGATTTCTCAAAACCCGCCTGAGGGTTTCACCGTTTCCCTCCCACCTGATGAGTCCATCTACACCTGGCATGTAACGCTCACGGCACCTGAGTCATCTCCCTACTACCCAGGCAAATTCGGAATCGTCCTGACCCTGCCAACTGGGTACCCCTTCAAGCCGCCTGTCGTCAAGTTCGTCACTCGGATCTATCACCCCAACGTCACAAACGACGGCCAAGGCAACATCtgccttggcctcctcaaGCCCGATGCTTGGAAACCTAGCACGCAGCTCCGCGCCGTTCTCGAGGGCCTTCGTAATCTCCTAGAGGAGCCCCAGATCGACAGCCCTCTTGAGGAGCGCATTGCTCAAGAGTATCAGAACAACCGTGACGAGTTTAATAAAACCGCTAAGAAACAAGTTGAGCAGTATGCAATGGGTTCACCTGATTTCCCTCCAGTTGCCTAG
- a CDS encoding histone transcription regulator 3, with the protein MPAFQAINLEPEDNIDEQIDTTKEIHVDEALKRFQNALKLHAQGPRSREAAETAYNELFESEIFKYREAKTDYERAERHADGQPDVSNLDHSLTDGGLDVDAGGADGVAASLAQALYLSYKNYGQFFVDKYKDESTSNPAFKEKTRLKYHGDHGNKVLDSWMTALDQDPSDPELWRRAARFAGAMNSHRIKRYCLEAAIELDDDPAVVEVEPPSLAEGMAGEQLKDQLQLLGDEMALSHPIMAPWLKKKMPALLKRHLDPIPFLPDPTRSLIPPKDPVTQDQTVEDTEMREAEDASRSDPKTVSSWASLGDELINCLTNSTEVFDIFDEIVQSSVDEVVVETPSNDSESISSEIQVAIGRPIQPAEPSEKSSPEAEPKDQKAASEATEDSQKAGDQTKKEANGVSTRKRSQSAAGLPDGAEEENATEKRSKRVRRRETLQAEESTDPSTLIANQLQPYQGADQNLFQMTKSVLENLGVDDKSTFDFITELIDSCAVEDRPGKITNLAAGDLSSAIVDFREEVAKVFLHKNEQAPLGPSSFLEHAKTSSQDQNSTPTFNETQGLRSFATKVGESRSWMTVEDVAYEWVRAVSQSYATTKWSDKMKLSVVQMLNHSDSALHQRITEKMELAAGSLEKLAELETIVPMIYELHIDIYELITNPSSVVDYATRMKTKYRLGRWLDVASAYIQALDRPSNDELSARFLWTSVLVSSHSEQPVREHILLMWTSLRDHLADEKIPTISLPNNVVMPTISPEAADREISKLTTMDFFLGLFQDNMEDPVSVIETLEPVLNPSSVCAPPRESDSESPGTEADDASSSGKQKKSLSDCASQSLQDLWKFLHNSSTELRLFLWSRLGAAYDAIGYPTKKFSCCLKSIELIVSDLEGETYANTPADSRKLLLMRTLKSLDELLISALYSALNDNTAFEIIDDAHIKSTTAALAKVNCLLHVSSLCEDEVRIGLKTERPGNAASKAALQSLKNKLKEMQIRAWCLQYTMFKAGINEDNCIIGLEKDLADFLAAIHQVIGIRKFCKASNKIFLKVMRVELLKLKNIENWEDYLGQVLYDLHGLKLGAGVWEVQDHACPPEKLEKRQTMQLVERVTILANRMPMKDLLKSDLKTTIDHMQQTLGQAKSTSQMYHNLRNFTEYLKRPIHPLRLYRALTGEVSVDAVSVNTPETILATHGWFFLLGMMALTKFKGVDLNRRQTPGATDDLRIGATFLRLQLQFTADRWDAWFRLAECFDYELDESVLWTADKMNKDRPELVKFQRNAIHCYTLALSHSRNVEVETHDGDPLHDLYHKFAMRMYASSREPFAMEPFHHSDQERYFIEDMGAGTFKKILHPQMNEYKVWKFAAKLFRMAMQRKPTDWKNPYMLSKCYWKMYQTSDDQLDVKDMKSKISIELLIHTLKKAVKVAHNARRGRNSDPILEPHYKIVSILHKLVIRGDLPSKDAAAILAEQPFGLAVNPDDHFASFTEPEDWEEYIIRNLTKLRDKDKSNWQHRIIIRHARILFDEANEAQGSDRLVEAKAAFGILRDSMVTKTMVMNVWKCDAERPGRHHVYTEQYVRFMTKLLVIMSDRNNLEQLLRRLRKKGADYYHFTDLWQSCCMAYLKLLREGYHVSPVSDDVFKSLSSEEFEVIGERIADWAASDGADIPLFNCMKETIELKKLNANLMKVAPIDDLLNDCYSRIYSEIAKTLPGPDPSKVVEERHHAKEVAAQLEAAQAEAKATSSLANILNAPNGQESITGTATPMETEKHEAAPRARKLGVRRPDVLRKAEQAVVRALEAPKSSKSRVGSVSSGKRGSHTPIQHASDAGSDEEADAQIRREAGHDVDVDMKDAGDEHEEEHEEDHEDHEEEHDEDHEDGVDDDNGEEHAEDKAESEPGSIHDSADDESDLSDVPEDYDEEVPPGLIFPNLRQHTDESSGRRR; encoded by the exons ATG cCGGCATTCCAAGCAATCAACCTCGAGCCAGAGGATAATATCGATGAACAAATCGATACCACAAAGGAGATTCAT GTCGACGAAGCTCTAAAAAGGTTCCAGAATGCCTTAAAACTCCATGCACAAGGACCCCGATCGCGCGAAGCTGCCGAAACCGCATACAACGAGCTATTCGAATCCGAGATCTTCAAATACCGAGAAGCCAAAACTGACTACGAACGAGCAGAGCGACATGCAGACGGTCAACCAGATGTGTCCAACTTGGACCATTCCCTCACAGATGGAGGATTAGATGTCGATGCCGGAGGGGCAGATGGTGTCGCAGCTAGTCTTGCTCAAGCGCTCTACTTATCCTACAAAAACTACGGCCAGTTCTTTGTCGACAAGTACAAGGACGAATCTACCTCAAACCCGGCATTCAAGGAAAAGACCCGACTGAAATATCATGGCGACCATGGAAACAAAGTTTTGGATAGCTGGATGACTGCTTTGGACCAGGACCCATCCGATCCAGAGCTCTGGAGAAGGGCTGCTCGATTCGCGGGCGCCATGAATAGCCACCGTATCAAGCGGTATTGTCTTGAGGCTGCGATTGAGTTGGATGACGACCCGGCTGTTGTGGAAGTTGAGCCTCCCTCTTTAGCGGAAGGCATGGCAGGTGAGCAGTTGAAAGACCAATtgcagcttcttggcgaCGAGATGGCTCTATCGCATCCAATAATGGCTCCCTGGCTTAAGAAGAAAATGCCTGCTCTTCTCAAGCGCCACCTTGATCCCATCCCCTTTCTACCAGACCCGACTAGGTCATTGATACCACCCAAAGACCCCGTTACTCAGGATCAGACTGTGGAAGACACAGAAATGAGAGAAGCCGAGGATGCAAGCCGCAGCGACCCCAAGACAGTGTCCTCCTGGGCaagtcttggtgatgaactCATAAATTGTCTTACAAATTCCACCGAGGTATTTGACATATTTGATGAAATCGTACAGAGCAGCGTGGACGAGGTTGTCGTAGAAACACCCTCGAACGATTCTGAAAGCATCAGTTCAGAGATTCAAGTTGCGATAGGAAGGCCGATCCAGCCAGCGGAACCGTCTGAGAAGAGTAGCCCCGAAGCAGAACCCAAGGATCAGAAGGCTGCATCTGAGGCCACCGAAGACAGCCAAAAGGCTGGTGACCAAACCAAAAAAGAAGCCAACGGAGTATCAACAAGAAAACGATCGCAATCTGCAGCGGGACTGCCAGACGGTgcggaagaagagaatgcGACCGAGAAACGCAGTAAACGAGTTCGACGAAGAGAAACACTACAAGCTGAGGAATCAACTGATCCCAGCACATTAATCGCTAATCAATTGCAGCCTTACCAAGGCGCTGACCAAAACCTATTCCAAATGACCAAGAGCGTTCTGGAAAATCTGGGCGTGGACGACAAGTCGACCTTCGATTTCATCACTGAACTCATCGATTCATGCGCTGTTGAAGATCGACCAGGAAAGATTACGAATCTGGCCGCAGGAGATCTGAGCAGTGCCATTGTTGACTTTCGCGAGGAGGTCGCCAAGGTGTTCTTGCACAAGAATGAACAAGCCCCTCTCGGTCCATCATCTTTCTTGGAGCATGCGAAGACAAGTTCGCAAGACCAGAACTCAACGCCGACTTTCAATGAGACACAGGGCTTAAGGTCGTTTGCTACAAAGGTCGGAGAATCTCGATCGTGGATGACCGTTGAAGATGTCGCATATGAATGGGTCAGAGCTGTTAGCCAGAGCTATGCAACAACCAAGTGGTCCGACAAGATGAAGCTATCTGTAGTCCAAATGCTCAATCATTCGGATTCAGCTTTGCATCAAAGAATCACTGAAAAAATGGAGTTGGCTGCTGGTTCACTCGAGAAGCTGGCCGAGCTCGAAACCATCGTCCCTATGATCTATGAACTTCATATCGACATATACGAACTCATCACCAACCCCAGTAGCGTTGTGGATTATGCAACTCGTATGAAGACCAAATACCGCCTCGGACGGTGGCTTGATGTTGCTTCTGCTTACATCCAAGCACTTGACCGCCCTTCAAATGATGAACTTTCAGCACGTTTCTTATGGACCTCAGTTCTTGTGTCTTCACATTCTGAGCAGCCCGTGCGCGAACACATTCTTCTCATGTGGACATCTCTACGGGATCACCTGGCAGATGAGAAGATCCCAACCATTTCACTGCCAAACAATGTGGTCATGCCAACGATCTCCCCAGAAGCCGCTGATCGCGAAATCTCCAAGCTCACGACAATGGACTTTTTCCTCGGATTGTTTCAGGACAACATGGAGGATCCAGTATCTGTCATTGAGACGCTAGAGCCCGTTCTCAACCCTTCTTCAGTCTGCGCCCCCCCCCGGGAGTCAGACTCCGAGAGTCCGGGTACTGAAGCTGATGATGCAAGCTCAAGCGGCAAGCAAAAGAAGTCACTTTCGGACTGTGCAAGTCAGAGCCTGCAAGATCTATGGAAATTTCTTCATAACAGTAGCACAGAGCTTAGGTTGTTTCTGTGGTCACGTTTAGGAGCCGCTTACGATGCTATCGGTTATCCCACCAAGAAATTCTCTTGTTGCCTAAAGAGCATTGAGTTAATCGTATCAGATCTGGAAGGCGAAACATATGCCAACACTCCGGCCGACTCCAGGAAGTTGCTCTTGATGCGCACTCTGAAATCGCTGGATGAGCTACTCATTAGTGCGCTGTACTCTGCGCTCAATGATAACACTGCTTTCGAAATTATTGACGACGCTCACATCAAATCCACCACTGCCGCGCTCGCCAAGGTCAACTGTTTACTGCACGTGTCGAGCCTCTGCGAAGACGAGGTTCGTATTGGCCTCAAGACAGAACGTCCTGGCAATGCTGCTTCGAAAGCAGCCCTCCAATCACTCAAGAACAAGTTGAAGGAAATGCAGATTCGTGCATGGTGCCTCCAATACACCATGTTCAAGGCTGGCATCAACGAGGACAATTGCATAATCGGGCTCGAAAAGGACCTGGCCGACTTCCTCGCCGCCATCCACCAGGTTATTGGCATTCGCAAGTTCTGCAAAGCTTCCAACAAGATCTTCCTCAAGGTTATGCGTGTcgaacttctcaagctcaagaacattgAGAACTGGGAAGACTATCTTGGACAAGTGCTCTACGATTTACATGGCCTCAAACTTGGGGCAGGCGTTTGGGAAGTCCAGGATCATGCCTGTCCTcccgagaagcttgagaagcgaCAGACCATGCAACTCGTGGAGAGGGTTACTATTCTCGCGAATCGCATGCCCATGAAAGATCTCCTCAAGTCAGATCTCAAGACAACAATTGATCACATGCAGCAGACTCTTGGCCAGGCAAAGTCAACGTCTCAGATGTATCACAATCTCCGCAACTTTACCGAATACTTGAAGAGGCCTATACACCCACTGCGTCTGTACAGAGCCCTTACTGGGGAAGTTTCAGTCGACGCTGTGTCTGTTAACACGCCGGAGACCATCCTCGCGACTCATGGCTGGTTCTTTTTGCTCGGCATGATGGCTCTCACTAAGTTCAAGGGTGTCGACTTGAATCGTAGACAGACTCCTGGCGCAACCGACGATTTGCGTATAGGTGCGACTTTCTTGCGACTCCAACTTCAGTTCACTGCAGACAGATGGGATGCCTGGTTCCGGTTGGCAGAATGCTTTGACTACGAACTGGATGAGTCGGTTCTTTGGACTGCTGACAAGATGAACAAGGACCGACCTGAGCTGGTCAAGTTCCAGCGAAATGCTATCCATTGCTATACCCTCGCGCTTTCACACTCCCGTAACGTGGAAGTTGAAACGCACGATGGAGACCCTTTGCATGACTTGTATCACAAATTTGCTATGCGAATGTATGCCTCGAGCCGTGAGCCATTCGCTATGGAACCGTTCCATCACTCTGATCAAGAAAGGTACTTTATCGAGGATATGGGAGCTGGAACCTTCAAGAAGATTTTGCACCCGCAAATGAATGAGTACAAAGTCTGGAAATTTGCAGCCAAGCTGTTCAGGATGGCAATGCAACGAAAGCCAACCGATTGGAA GAACCCGTACATGCTCTCCAAGTGCTACTGGAAGATGTACCAGACCTCTGATGACCAACTCGACGTCAAGGACATGAAGTCCAAGATCAGCATTGAACTACTGATTCATACACTTAAGAAAGCAGTCAAGGTAGCGCACAATGCTCGACGGGGTAGGAACAGCGATCCTATCCTCGAGCCACATTACAAGATAGTTTCCATTTTACACAAGCTGGTGATTCGAGGAGACTTACCATCTAAAGACGCTGCTGCGATCTTAGCTGAGCAACCATTTGGGCTAGCTGTCAACCCTGATGACCACTTTGCTTCCTTCACAGAGCCTGAAGATTGGGAGGAGTATATTATTCGCAatctcaccaagctcagAGACAAGGATAAGTCTAACTGGCAGCATCGCATCATCATTAGGCACGCTAGAATCCTGTTCGATGAGGCCAATGAGGCGCAGGGCAGCGATAGATTAGTGGAAGCAAAGGCTGCTTTCGGTATTCTTCGGGACAGCATGGTCACTAAAACGATGGTTATGAATGTCTGGAAGTGCGATGCGGAGCGACCCGGTCGACATCACGTTTACACAGAGCAATACGTCCGTTTCATGACCAAGCTATTGGTCATTATGTCAGATCGCAATAATCTGGAGCAGCTTCTGAGACGTCTTCGAAAGAAGGGTGCAGACTATTACCACTTCACCGATTTATGGCAGTCTTGCTGCATGGCTTACCTCAAGCTCTTACGAGAAGGTTACCATGTGTCACCAGTCTCAGACGACGTGTTCAAGTCTCTTTCCAGCGAGGAGTTCGAGGTTATTGGAGAGAGAATCGCAGACTGGGCCGCAAGCGACGGTGCTGACATTCCATTGTTCAACTGCATGAAGGAAACCATCGAGCTGAAGAAACTCAATGCTAATCTTATGAAAGTGGCACCCATTGATGATCTTCTGAACGATTGTTACTCCAGGATCTACTCTGAGATAGCCAAGACACTGCCTGGCCCAGACCCTAGCAAGGTCGTGGAGGAGCGACACCATGCTAAAGAAGTTGCGGCCCAGCTCGAAGCAGCGCAAGCAGAGGCAAAAGCCACCAGCTCGCTCGCAAATATTCTCAATGCGCCCAATGGACAGGAGAGCATCACAGGCACAGCAACTCCCATGGAGACAGAGAAGCATGAGGCTGCACCACGGGCACGAAAGCTTGGCGTCAGACGACCTGATGTCTTGCGCAAGGCTGAGCAAGCAGTCGTCCGAGCTCTGGAGGCGCCCAAGTCAAGCAAGAGCAGAGTTGGCAGTGTCTCGAGCGGTAAGCGTGGTAGCCACACGCCTATTCAGCATGCAAGCGATGCAGGCAGCGATGAGGAAGCTGATGCTCAGATTCGACGAGAAGCTGGACACgacgttgatgttgatatgAAGGATGCTGGAGATGAGCATGAAGAAGAACACGAAGAGGATCACGAAGACCATGAGGAAGAGCACGACGAGGACCATGAAGATGGCGTGGATGATGACAACGGCGAAGAGCACGCCGAGGATAAGGCTGAGAGTGAGCCAGGCAGTATTCACGATTCagccgatgatgagagtgaCCTCAGCGATGTCCCTGAGGACTACGATGAGGAAGTGCCTCCTGGGCTTATCTTCCCAAACCTCAGACAACATACCGACGAGTCCAGCGGCCGAAGACGCTGA